The DNA segment TTGTATGGCCCTGCCATACCTACCCCTCACCTGAAGCGGAAATGCGTGTAACCTGTGACAGTGCAGCAGTGATGTCAGTGTATTGTAGTATGTAATCAAAGAACAAGCACTCATTCAAGCAAGCGCCTTTGTCAAAGAAAAACACTCGTCCACAAAGTAAACACTCACAGGTCGTCACAGGCATATCGCCCGGTCTTAGCATCCTGGCACGTGCATCTCTGCTTGCATCCGTCTTTAAACGACTGTCCCTGTTGGTAGACTTGGCCATTGAAAACACAGCCTGTACCTGCGGAAGATTACAAACATTTGCCGTTATAACGTATCCTGTAACAACTCCCGTGTTATAACACATCTTTATCTTACCACCCATTCAGTTGAGACCCGAATTCGAGTCCTCTTAAGGGTACATTTCTCGTGTTGCCTATAATAATGTTTCGGACATTTTGCGAAAACCtacgtaaagccatactcacgcACCTCACTTAGCTGCTGCACCTTGCATTAATCATACACCTGTTTTATGGTATACATTTCAATGACCATGTGACATATGTTTGAGTTTTCAAACTTACAAGATGCACAGGACTACATTGAATGGGGACCTCCATACGAAACTTTTTCTTATATATTCACAATGTTTAAAAGTGAAGTGTGCATCAGTTTTAATCCCATGTGCACTTTACAAAAGTAAAATGGTCACCTACTTGTTCCTGTAAAGGTCCCGCTACCGGTTCCAGTTCCCGTCATTGTGCCGGTTCCAGTTCCCGTCATAGTACCAGTTCCGGCTGAGAAAAAAGCATTAACTTATCAGACAGTTGTGCCAACAGATGTACAAAGGTCCTCATTTGTGTTTACCTAAGCATTACATTGTAAACATTACCCAGTTTTACAACTGACCAGTAAATATACTCACAACACATGTTGCAAGTCTTGGCGCAGTTATCCCTGGCCCATTTATCATACTGACTGTTGGTACAGACACTAGCACCGTAGGCAGCACAGTTCTGGATCGTGTCCACACAAGCACCTGCAGAAGCAGAATGTGGTTGTAAGAGTCTTTAGCATGACACTTCTCACAGTAAAACGTCGTGATCGTTATTTGAAGGGGAAAAATGTATGTACTGACATGCATTACTTTTCAAGATGACATGACGTTtttcgtgtgtgttgtgttttaatTTGCGTTTTCTTGCGTATTATTACCTGTCCCACCGGGATATATGATGGTGCCAGTTCCAGTTCCGGTTCCAGTTCCACCAGGGTAGATGATGGTCCCAGTGCCTGTTCCGGTTCCGCTTCCGGTTCCAGTTCCACCAGGGTAGATGATGGTCCCAGTGCCTGTTCCGGTTCCGGTTCCGGTTCCGGTTCCGGTTCCGGTTCCACCAGGGTAGATAATGGTTCCTGTTCCAGTTCCAGTTCCACCAGGGTTGATAATGGTCCCAGTGCCTGTTCCGGTTCCAGTTCCGGTTCCAGTTCCGGTTCCTGTTCCGGTTCCAGTTCCGGTTCCGGTTCCACCAGGGTAGATAATGGTCCCAGTGCCCGTTCCAGTTCCAGTTCCAGTTCCAGTTCCGGTTCCGGTTCCGGTTCCGGTTCCGGTTCCCCCAGGGTAGATAATTGTACCAGTACCCATTCCGGTGCCTGCAGAGTTCCTTTACATGTTTATCGACGTTAACATACAATTTAGAATTAGCATTTTACTTTGAAATGGTTGTCTAACAGTATCTGTCTAGCAGTATCTGACCAACATTATCTACCTAACAGTATCTGACTAGCAGTATCTACCTAACAATATTTGACTAGCAGTATCTTTCTAACAGTATCTGACTAGCAGTATGTTTCTCACGGTATCCGATCGCAGTATATGACCAGCAGCAACTGAGCAGCATTATCTGCCTAACAGTATCTGCCTAGCAGTATCTGCCTAGCAGTATCTTTCTTACAGTATCTGACCTGCAAGATTTGTCTAACAATATCTAATAGTATCTGATTCGCAGTATCTGTCTCTTAGTATCTGACTAGCAATATCTGTCCCACAGTATCTGACTAGCTGTATCTGTTTAGAGGTATCTCTCTAggagtacagtggaagctgtcttactCGGACCCTAAGTAACTCGGTTTTCTATAAAATTCGGACCGAATTGTTGGTCCCGGCAGAAGTTAACTAAGCTATCATTACATATAGGCTACATTACATATAGGCTAATTCGGAGTTCATGTAATTCGGATTTCGGACTGAAATCTCCGCCCTTCAAGGTATAACAATATCAGTGTAGTAGAATCTGACAAGCAGTATCTGTCTATTGGGTGGGGATGGGGGGTTTCACACTAactgaattaaatatttatgatgtaCCCACCTTGACATTTGTTACAAAACTTCGGGCATGTGGTTACCGCCCATTTAGCGTACATTGCCTGAGTACAAACATCGGTTCCATACTGAGCACAGTTTGGTGCTTTGTCCACGCACGTGCCTGCAAAAACAAGAGATTACAAAAGATTTTACAGACACGACAATTCATTCAATAATAAgcattttgtattttgaaacaaaacaactgttttCCATGACATCCAGTGAATATTTCACTGTTTTCTGGAATACTTTATCTTAAACTGACTGTCTGCTCATATTCATGAAgaggatcactggattgtctgatcctgattatttacagagtgagGCTTTATACAACAGACAGACAAGAGAGCAAAGAAGCAAACACAACCAAATCATCTGATAAACAGACGCATAGGCCACTAATCATACTCATATATATTTCCAAAACAGCTTTAAATAACGATCGAAAAACCATTGAAAAACGGAGAGAAGATTTGGTAGCTTCAGTTTTGAGGCAAAGTCTTTACTTTCATAATAGATACGGTTCCATCAGCCATTAAAGATGTGTAACTAAATCGTGGTCGTTACATTTAGTGAATATCTCATATTGCCCCTATCTAGATCACGGTATTCATTTTGTGTTGCAATGCACCAATTAATATGGAACCCTAGAAGGGCCATTGtagcgttgtcgccctctcaaaaacaagcaaaaagtggcaaaattaatcaaagtgcgacaatgcgacaatgctaCATTTCGACCATTTATTTCGGCCAAATATTTTTTCTATTTATCCAAAAACCGACAATGCGACGTATTCATTTCAGCTTAGATGGgacgacaacgcgacatattttgaccttgaaaattgtcTTTATGTTGCATTGTTGGCCACGCTTCTTCCATCGCGTGTGTGTAGatgatatatgtgtataatCGCCATCACGTCTTCAACGGATGTTGTCCAGACATACCCTGTGGGTTTTATACGTGCGCATATACTGCCATCGCCAGTACTGGTATATCACAGTACCTGTTCCGGTTCCAGTTCCAGTTATTGTGCGTGTTCCGGTGCCAAACGAATTAGGCTGTGATCATAACTGAGTGAACGGATTTGGAGTTTTAACAGGTATTTGTGTAAACGTGGTTACAGCGATGAAATTTGTAGCTGTTTATGTTGACTATTGCTGACATTTTACAATGAAATGCATTGCATATTCGTATTTTCTCGGAGTTTTTCGATGAATTAGTATTTAGCAGGAATGAATGAGATCGACAGTGTATGTGGCACAACCTTATGAGTTTTGCGTTAATGGAAATTACTCTCACACGTATGAGTGAATCATACAATTATAGGAACTAGCCTAATACTCAACAACGCAATTTACAAAATAGGAACACGTGACTGGCAAAGTGTAGTGACTGATGTGATCAACTATAACAGACAAAGACAATGGCATATATTGCATATTCATATTTTCTTGTTTACTCGATAATATGCACAGCCTATTTGACAAGACCGTTGACTATGACTATTGTTGACTATTTTCTAGATAGTTGAGAGAGTTCtcacatatgtgtatatgtttctgtatGTATAAAGACCTTTAGATTATAACCTCTTGCAACAAACTTTTAGAACAATTTATGATCATCTGAATGTGAATGTTCATTTAAATCTGATTGTGTTCTGTACCTGAACCAGTTCCAGGTCCAGTGATTGTTCCTGTTCCTGTTCCGGTGCCAGTTCCAGGTCCAGTAATTGTTCCTGTTCCGCTTCCTGTTCCGGTGCCAGTGCCAGGTCCAGTGATTGTTCCTGTTCCGGTGCCAGTTCCAGGTCCAGTAATTGTTCCTGTTCCGGTTCCTGTTCCTGTGCCAGTTCCAGGTCCAGTAATTGTTCCTGTTCCGGTGCCAGTGCCAGGTCCAGTGATTGTTCCTGTTCCTGTACCTTAGGAGAAACCCTATActcaaattttcaaaataagAACGCTTGGAAGTCAATCTGAATGCTATAAAACGACGAACGAGTGACTGGCAGAGTACTGGGGAAGAGAATGTCTGATTTATAAGTGAAATCAATCCTATGTGACTGTTGTGAACACATATTACTAACAAGGACGATGAAACAAATTGCATATTACTACTTTCTCATTCACTCGATTATATACGCAGAGTATTTGGCACAGTCGAATGGATATTTTCTAAATAGTTTAAAGAGCTCTcacatatgtgtgtatatgtcatAAAATCATAGAAACTAACATTTGTTGCAGGTCAAGGCACAGTTGTCTGTGGCCCACTTCTCGTATTGACCACTGCAGACCGTGCTGATGTCGTAACTCTTGCAGTTGGTCAATGTATCCACACAGGTAcctgtcaaaacaaacattcGGCTGACTTTTCTCTATTATAGATTTCAGTGTATTGTAGACATATAGCTTGagtattgccgagtgtggcgcaaaactaaactcactcaatctattattattttttctcgtGTCGATGTTTGGCCTTTAGATAATAAACCGTTACAACAAATTTCTAGAACGCAATCTAGTGTGAGTGTTTGAATTAGATAGGATTCGTTTCCGAACCTGAACCTGGTCCTGGTCCAGTGATTGTTCCGGTTCCTGTACCGGTGCCAGTTCCAGGTCCAGTAATTGTTCCTGTACCGGTGCCAGTTCCAGGTCCAGTGATTGTTCCGGTTCCTGTACCGGTGCCAGTTCCAGGTCCAGTGATTGTTCCGGTTCCTGTACCGGTGCCAGTTCCAGGTCCAGTGATTGTTCCGGTTCCTGTACCGGTGCCAGTTCCAGGTCCAGTGATTGTTCCTGTTCCGGTGCCAGTTCCAGGTCCAGTGATTGTTCCTGTTCCTGTTCCTGTGCCAGTTCCAGGTCCAGTGATTGTTCCTGTTCCTGATCCCGCACCTTAAGATAAACCCTATacataaattttcaaaataacaaCGCTTGGAAGTTAATGTTATTTGAAGACAAGAGAGTGACTGGCAGAGTATTAGTGCAAACAATGTTTGATCTATCAGTGAAATCAATCCCCAGTAGCAGTTGTGTTCGAATTTCACTGGCATAGCCAATACAATTTGGAGAAATAACGTTCATTTCgttgttttgtatttcagttttaatttACTCCAAATTGCCTAATGCCGTTTTGACACTGGACTCCCCAATGATATTACTCCAGGCACTGTTCTATCCAGGAAGTGTATTTTCCGTTTGTTTTAGTTGAAAACGTGTTTTCGTGATGTGTTGTTCTTAGAATTGTTCTTAGTATCaaactttttttttctttggaaactgtgtgaagttcgtCCAAGGTCCAAGCAGCACCACAGACACGGCAATTAATTGCATGTAATGAATAGTCTGCAGAATTGTTTTTATAGAAATAATGTTATTTAATAAATTGATTTCATGCTTTGGAAAAGATTAATTtggttgtttaattggcctctgtttttatctattttcttaACAGTTGAAAAAGCTCATgtgatatgtgtatatatcataaaataatagGAACTAACATTTGTTGCAGGTCAGTGCGCAGTTGTCGGTTGCCCACTTCTCGTATTGTCCACTGCAGACCGTGCTGGTGTCGTAACTCTTGCAGTTGGTTAGTGTATCCACACAGGTACCTGTTAAAACAAACACTCGGCTGACTTTTCTCTACTGTAAACTTGTCATTTAGACCTGTAGATTATAATACAATGTTTCAGAACACAATATATGATCATCTGAATGCTTCAATAAAATATGATCCATTTCCGTACCTGTACCTGTCCCAGGTCCAGTGATTGTTCCTGTTCCTGTACCGGTGCCGGTTCCAGGTCCAGTGATTGTTCCTGTTCCAGTGCCAGTTCCAGGTCCAGTGATTGTTCCTGTTCCTGTTCCAGTGCCAGTGCCAGTTCCAGGTCCAGTGATTGTTCCAGTTCCGGTACCAGTTCCAGGTCCAGTGATTGTTCCTGTTCCTGTTCCTGTGCCAGTTCCAGGTCCAGTGATTGTTCCAGTTCCAGTGCCAGTTCCAGGTCCAGTGATTGTTCCTGTTCCAGTGCCAGTTCCAGGTCCCGTGATTGTTCCTGTTCCAGTGCCAGTTCCAGGTCCAGTTATTGTTCCAGTTCCTGATCCTGCACCTTAATGCAAATCCTATACTCAACTTGGAAATTTACATAACAAGAAGGCATGGAAGTGAATGATAATGCTGTGTAAAGACACGCGTATAACTGGCAGTGTATTGGTCGAGAGTGTTAGACTTGCCATCAGCTCCCTGTGGCTGTTGCAACCAAATATTACTGGCAAAGACAATAAAGAAAATGACATAATTATTTTCTCATTCACTCGATTATATACGCAGAGTATTTGACACGACCGCGTGGCTATTTTCTACATAGCTAGAAGAGCTCTCCCAGatgtgaatatgttataaagtCGTCATAACTAACACTTGTTGCATGTCAAGGCACAGTTGTCGGTTGCCCACTTCTCGTATTGTCCACTGCAGACCGTGCTGGTGTCGTAACTCTTGCAATTGGCCAGTGTATCCACACAGGTACCTGTTAAAACAAACAATCGACTGACTTTtctctgctgaaaacttgtcaTTTAGACCAGTCCTGTTCATTATGAACcgattcaaaataatatttcatatcaCAATACATGATCATATGAATGATGAATTAAAAACTATCCTTTTTGTATCTGTACCTGTCCCAGGGCCAGTGATTGTTCCTGTCCCGGTGCCAGTTCCAGGTCCAGTGATTGTTCCTGTTCCAGTGCCAGTTCCAGGTCCGGTGATTGTTCCTGTTCCTGTCCCGGTACCTGTTCCAGGTCCAATGATTGTTCCTGTTCCAGTGCCAGTTCCGGGGCCAGTGATTGTTCCTGTTCCTGTTCCTGTTCCGGTGCCAGTTCCAGGTCCAGTGATAGTTCCGGTTCCTGATCCTGTACCTTAATACAAATCCTATACTCAGCTTGGAAATTTACAAAACAAGAATGTCCTGTGGCTGTTGTAACCAAATAGTACTAGCAAAACCAATGAAATAGATAgcaaattcattcactcaattATGTACGCAATGTATCTGACACGACCGTATCACAATTTTATAAACAGTTCAAGCAGTTCTTACGTGTGTGTATTTATCATAAATATATGATATAGGAACTAACACTTGTTGCAAGTCAAAGCACAATTGTCGGTTGCCCACTTCTCGTATTGTCCACTGCAAACCGTGCTGGTGTCGTAACTCTTGCAGTTGGTCAGTGTATCCACACAGGTACCTGTGCAAACAAGCACTCGGCTGACAATTCTCTGTTATTAATTTGTCTATTCTAACGTGAGGCCTTTAGATTATAACCCCTTACATCAACATTTTACAACACAATTTATGATCATATGAATGTTGAATTAAAAATGATTATTGCCTGTACCTGTACCTGTTCCAGTGATTGTTCCTGTTCCGGTGCCAGTTCCAGGTCCAGTGATTATTCCTGTACCGGTGCCAGTTCCAGGTCCAGTGATTGTTCCTGTCCCGGTGCCAGTTCCAGGTCCAGTGATTGTTCCTGTTCCTGTTCCGGTGCCAGTTCCAGGTCCAGTGATTGTTCCTGTTCCGGTGCCAGTTCCAGGTCCAGTGATTGTTCCAGTTCCGGTGCCAGTTCCAGGTCCAGTGATTGTTCCTGTTCCTGTTCCAGTTCCAGTTCCAGGTCCAGTGATTGTTCCAGTTCCGGTGCCAGTTCCAGGTCCAGTAATTGTTCCTGTTCCGGTGCCAGTTCCAGGTCCAGTGATTGTTCCTGTTCCGGTGCCAGTTCCAGGTCCAGTGATTGTTCCAGTTCCGGTGCCAGTTCCAGGTCCAGTGATTGTTCCGGATCCTGATCCTGTACCTTTA comes from the Haliotis asinina isolate JCU_RB_2024 chromosome 12, JCU_Hal_asi_v2, whole genome shotgun sequence genome and includes:
- the LOC137257334 gene encoding fibroin heavy chain-like isoform X5 is translated as MATGIIAVLSCCLAVSLGADVVRQITVCTYKGKTYQQGQKWTDGCDQSCECVDATRGYYTCKALCQVYNNLPANCPLTKAPGECCSKPSCHFTGTGGTSTGSGQGQIPCVDKLTNCKSYGTSICNDPKYATWAVENCALTCMKCGSMTGTGIGTGTQTGTGTGTITGTGTGTITGTGTGTITGTGTGTGTITGTGTGTGTITGTGTGTGTITGTGTGIGTCVDTLTNCKSYDTSTVCSGQYEKWATDNCALTCNKCTGSGSGTITGPGTGTGTGTITGPGTGTGTGTITGPGTGTGTGTITGPGTGTGTGTITGPGTGTGTGTGTITGPGTGTGTGTITGPGTGTGTGTITGPGTGTGTGTGTITGPGTGTGTGTITGPGTGTGTGIITGPGTGTGTGTITGTGTGTCVDTLTNCKSYDTSTVCSGQYEKWATDNCALTCNKCTGSGTGTITGPGTGTGTGTGTGTITGPGTGTGTGTIIGPGTGTGTGTGTITGPGTGTGTGTITGPGTGTGTGTITGPGTGTCVDTLANCKSYDTSTVCSGQYEKWATDNCALTCNKCAGSGTGTITGPGTGTGTGTITGPGTGTGTGTITGPGTGTGTGTITGPGTGTGTGTGTITGPGTGTGTGTITGPGTGTGTGTGTGTITGPGTGTGTGTITGPGTGTGTGTGTITGPGTGTGTCVDTLTNCKSYDTSTVCSGQYEKWATDNCALTCNKCAGSGTGTITGPGTGTGTGTGTITGPGTGTGTGTITGPGTGTGTGTGTITGPGTGTGTGTGTITGPGTGTGTGTGTITGPGTGTGTGTITGPGTGTGTGTGTITGPGPGSGTCVDTLTNCKSYDISTVCSGQYEKWATDNCALTCNKCTGTGTITGPGTGTGTGTITGPGTGTGTGTGTGTITGPGTGTGTGTITGPGTGTGTGSGTGTITGPGTGTGTGTGTITGPGTGSGTCVDKAPNCAQYGTDVCTQAMYAKWAVTTCPKFCNKCQGTGMGTGTIIYPGGTGTGTGTGTGTGTGTGTGTGTGTIIYPGGTGTGTGTGTGTGTGTGTGTGTGTGTIINPGGTGTGTGTIIYPGGTGTGTGTGTGTGTGTGTIIYPGGTGTGSGTGTGTGTIIYPGGTGTGTGTGTIIYPGGTGACVDTIQNCAAYGASVCTNSQYDKWARDNCAKTCNMCSGTGTMTGTGTGTMTGTGTGSGTFTGTSTGCVFNGQVYQQGQSFKDGCKQRCTCQDAKTGRYACDDLCYDFTLPASCTMLPPKPGKCCKTPSCPSSVTISYPPGYTEE
- the LOC137257334 gene encoding fibroin heavy chain-like isoform X12, whose protein sequence is MATGIIAVLSCCLAVSLGADVVRQITVCTYKGKTYQQGQKWTDGCDQSCECVDATRGYYTCKALCQVYNNLPANCPLTKAPGECCSKPSCHFTGTGGTSTGSGQGQIPCVDKLTNCKSYGTSICNDPKYATWAVENCALTCMKCGSMTGTGIGTGTQTGTGTGTITGTGTGTITGTGTGTITGTGTGTGTITGTGTGTGTITGTGTGTCVDTLTNCKSYDTSTVCSGQYEKWATDNCALTCNKCTGSGSGTITGPGTGTGTGTITGPGTGTGTGTITGPGTGTGTGTITGPGTGTGTGTITGPGTGTGTGTGTITGPGTGTGTGTITGPGTGTGTGTITGPGTGTGTGTGTITGPGTGTGTGTITGPGTGTGTGIITGPGTGTGTGTITGTGTCVDTLTNCKSYDTSTVCSGQYEKWATDNCALTCNKCTGSGTGTITGPGTGTGTGTGTGTITGPGTGTGTGTIIGPGTGTGTGTGTITGPGTGTGTGTITGPGTGTGTGTITGPGTGTCVDTLANCKSYDTSTVCSGQYEKWATDNCALTCNKCAGSGTGTITGPGTGTGTGTITGPGTGTGTGTITGPGTGTGTGTITGPGTGTGTGTGTITGPGTGTGTGTITGPGTGTGTGTGTGTITGPGTGTGTGTITGPGTGTGTGTGTITGPGTGTGTCVDTLTNCKSYDTSTVCSGQYEKWATDNCALTCNKCAGSGTGTITGPGTGTGTGTGTITGPGTGTGTGTITGPGTGTGTGTGTITGPGTGTGTGTGTITGPGTGTGTGTGTITGPGTGTGTGTITGPGTGTGTGTGTITGPGPGSGTCVDTLTNCKSYDISTVCSGQYEKWATDNCALTCNKCTGTGTITGPGTGTGTGTITGPGTGTGTGTGTGTITGPGTGTGTGTITGPGTGTGTGSGTGTITGPGTGTGTGTGTITGPGTGSGTCVDKAPNCAQYGTDVCTQAMYAKWAVTTCPKFCNKCQGTGMGTGTIIYPGGTGTGTGTGTGTGTGTGTGTGTGTIIYPGGTGTGTGTGTGTGTGTGTGTGTGTGTIINPGGTGTGTGTIIYPGGTGTGTGTGTGTGTGTGTIIYPGGTGTGSGTGTGTGTIIYPGGTGTGTGTGTIIYPGGTGACVDTIQNCAAYGASVCTNSQYDKWARDNCAKTCNMCSGTGTMTGTGTGTMTGTGTGSGTFTGTSTGCVFNGQVYQQGQSFKDGCKQRCTCQDAKTGRYACDDLCYDFTLPASCTMLPPKPGKCCKTPSCPSSVTISYPPGYTEE